A single window of Chitinophaga sp. XS-30 DNA harbors:
- a CDS encoding SusC/RagA family TonB-linked outer membrane protein: protein MKRSLLLVLLCLFACNAMLMAQEKRTIRGAVKDDTGLGLIGATVVEKGTTNATVTGENGNFSISVPSNATLVISFIGYKTKEVAASSERLNITLELGTGDLQEVVVTSFGINRQQKALGYAVSTVKGEDLTKTGSPNFATALYGKAPGVRIGATPGGATSAANITIRGINTITGRSQPLIVMDGVPIRDGEVTNNNYWGDQRLRGNGLLDLNPEDIESITVLKGAPAAALYGSEAVNGVLLVTTKKAKGFSVDVNANYNFDEVAYLPRYQNVRGPGAPLHVSNGGQDAAGFIYHDLDGDGVKETRGVLGHTINFGPKFDGQPTLTWDGKIRPYEAQEDNYKGLFRTANNSAVTVAISQSGNNGNFRLSLTRQDNQGVSLGADNSKNIANLNSTLQLGSRVTTDILVNYINQKTKNRPYSIDRMINNFTGMIGRFDNADWYLDKYKTSKGYRFVTGSEQSLTPSENILYPGFRGDIADYVWRVKEHREEELSNRVIASMTNTWQIINDLKLRARIATDFTSSKTESRQTTERPLAFGNSGYYGMQNYNSTILYGDALLTYTKKIADVDLSIMGGYTATKETNTALQRETNGGLSVENWFDLRASVNTAGANNDLNFRNSHVRDAFFGTANLAYKNYLFLEATLRSDRTSTMHPDDNSFLYPSVNAGFVFSDAFQMPAFMNFGKLRASWGMVGNYPTIYQANIAYNQNTLGVQKSGGQPVIYTTIPTTFGNDGIRAEIKKEFEFGLQTRFLNNRLELDVSYYDARIIDQILPLTIAASTGATSVLTNIGTLHNKGLEIGVNGSLIKQRNFSWNSTFNVAWNKNKVVKLATGSDELLHADYDGNAAQLISKVGQPMGDFYVHPIARNSKGEAIIESNGLYKLDEGMVKVGNAMPKLVGGFINTFAYKSFALEAVLDFRIGGHVMPTGINWMISRGLLEESLKYMDKESGGLSYYVSNGKGVRTDAAQGPNGEQVFHDGMLMEGVTQDGLPNTNVMSQAFYYWNTYNWGGPQYSYSRYELYVQKNSYIKMRELSLSYNLPANIAGKIGAKRLQASVFGRNLFYLYRTLKDLDAEQTTAGSRWHQSLTNTGTNPSTRTMGVMVRASF, encoded by the coding sequence ATGAAAAGATCACTACTATTAGTGCTTTTGTGCTTGTTCGCTTGCAATGCAATGCTGATGGCACAGGAGAAAAGAACAATCAGGGGCGCCGTGAAAGATGACACGGGGCTTGGGCTCATTGGCGCCACAGTGGTTGAAAAAGGAACGACCAACGCAACAGTTACCGGAGAGAATGGCAATTTCAGCATCAGTGTTCCTTCCAATGCAACCCTGGTGATTTCATTTATAGGATATAAGACAAAGGAAGTGGCAGCGAGCAGTGAGCGATTGAATATCACACTTGAATTAGGAACGGGAGATCTGCAGGAAGTGGTGGTGACCTCGTTTGGTATCAACCGGCAGCAGAAGGCGCTTGGTTATGCCGTGAGTACCGTGAAAGGAGAAGACCTCACTAAAACCGGTTCGCCCAATTTCGCAACCGCGCTTTATGGTAAAGCTCCCGGCGTTCGTATCGGTGCCACCCCGGGCGGTGCAACAAGTGCAGCTAACATCACCATCCGCGGTATCAATACCATCACCGGCAGAAGCCAGCCACTGATCGTGATGGACGGTGTGCCCATCCGCGATGGTGAAGTGACCAACAACAACTATTGGGGAGATCAGCGCCTGAGGGGTAACGGGCTGCTGGACCTTAACCCGGAAGACATTGAAAGCATTACCGTATTGAAAGGTGCGCCTGCTGCTGCGCTGTACGGCTCAGAAGCCGTGAACGGCGTATTGCTGGTGACGACCAAGAAAGCAAAAGGTTTCAGTGTGGATGTGAATGCCAACTACAATTTTGATGAAGTAGCTTACCTGCCCCGCTATCAGAATGTAAGAGGCCCCGGTGCGCCACTGCATGTGAGCAATGGCGGACAGGATGCCGCCGGATTCATTTATCATGACCTGGATGGCGATGGCGTAAAGGAAACAAGAGGCGTACTTGGCCATACGATCAACTTCGGCCCTAAATTTGACGGTCAGCCTACACTGACATGGGATGGAAAGATCAGGCCGTATGAAGCCCAGGAAGATAACTATAAAGGACTGTTCAGAACGGCGAACAACTCCGCTGTGACTGTAGCTATTTCACAGTCGGGCAACAATGGTAATTTCCGCCTTTCCCTGACCCGCCAGGACAATCAGGGTGTGAGCCTCGGAGCAGACAACTCCAAGAACATCGCTAACCTGAACAGCACGCTGCAACTGGGAAGCAGGGTGACTACGGACATCCTCGTGAACTACATCAACCAAAAAACCAAGAACCGTCCCTATTCCATTGACCGCATGATCAACAATTTTACCGGGATGATCGGGCGTTTCGACAATGCGGACTGGTACCTGGACAAATACAAGACCAGCAAAGGATACCGCTTCGTGACCGGGTCGGAGCAAAGCCTTACACCTTCAGAGAATATTCTCTATCCCGGCTTCCGGGGCGATATTGCGGACTATGTATGGCGTGTGAAAGAACACAGGGAAGAAGAGTTGAGCAACCGCGTGATCGCCAGCATGACCAATACCTGGCAGATCATCAACGATCTGAAGCTGCGTGCAAGGATCGCTACGGACTTTACATCTTCGAAGACGGAAAGCAGGCAGACCACCGAAAGGCCGCTCGCTTTCGGTAACAGCGGATATTACGGAATGCAGAATTACAACAGTACGATCCTGTATGGCGACGCGCTCCTGACCTATACCAAAAAGATTGCTGATGTGGACCTGAGCATCATGGGCGGTTATACAGCAACAAAAGAAACCAACACAGCGCTGCAACGGGAGACCAATGGCGGTCTTAGCGTTGAGAACTGGTTTGACCTGCGGGCTTCCGTTAATACAGCGGGCGCCAACAACGACCTGAATTTCCGGAACAGCCATGTAAGGGATGCCTTCTTCGGAACAGCCAACCTGGCGTATAAGAATTATTTATTCCTGGAAGCAACACTTCGGAGCGACAGGACCTCTACTATGCACCCGGATGACAACAGCTTCCTGTATCCTTCAGTGAATGCCGGTTTTGTTTTCTCCGATGCATTCCAGATGCCAGCTTTCATGAACTTCGGCAAGCTGCGTGCATCATGGGGCATGGTGGGCAACTACCCGACCATTTACCAGGCTAACATCGCCTACAACCAGAATACGCTCGGCGTACAGAAATCAGGTGGTCAACCCGTAATCTATACAACAATACCTACGACATTCGGTAACGACGGCATCCGCGCGGAAATAAAGAAAGAGTTTGAGTTCGGTTTGCAGACCAGGTTCCTTAACAACAGACTGGAGCTGGATGTATCTTACTATGATGCCAGGATCATAGACCAGATATTGCCTTTAACGATCGCCGCGTCTACCGGCGCTACTTCTGTGCTGACCAACATCGGTACTTTGCACAACAAAGGTCTGGAGATTGGAGTGAATGGCTCACTCATCAAGCAGAGGAACTTCTCCTGGAATTCCACCTTCAACGTAGCATGGAACAAGAACAAGGTGGTAAAACTGGCTACAGGTTCCGACGAGCTGTTGCATGCTGATTACGATGGTAACGCAGCACAGTTGATCTCCAAAGTTGGACAACCAATGGGCGACTTCTATGTGCATCCCATCGCCAGAAATTCAAAAGGAGAAGCGATCATCGAGTCTAATGGTCTGTACAAACTGGATGAGGGGATGGTAAAGGTAGGCAATGCCATGCCGAAGCTGGTTGGTGGTTTCATTAATACATTCGCTTACAAATCCTTCGCTCTCGAAGCGGTGTTGGACTTCCGTATCGGTGGGCATGTTATGCCGACTGGCATCAACTGGATGATCAGCCGCGGTTTGCTGGAAGAGAGCCTGAAATATATGGACAAGGAAAGTGGTGGTCTCAGCTACTATGTTTCGAACGGCAAAGGTGTGCGTACGGACGCTGCGCAAGGCCCGAATGGTGAGCAGGTGTTTCATGACGGTATGCTGATGGAAGGTGTGACACAGGACGGTCTGCCTAACACCAATGTGATGTCCCAGGCATTCTACTACTGGAATACTTACAACTGGGGTGGGCCTCAGTATAGCTATTCCCGCTACGAGCTGTATGTGCAGAAGAACTCATACATCAAAATGAGAGAGCTTTCATTGAGCTATAATCTTCCTGCTAACATTGCCGGCAAGATCGGGGCTAAAAGGCTCCAGGCATCTGTTTTCGGCAGGAACCTCTTCTATCTTTACCGTACACTGAAAGATCTGGATGCGGAACAGACTACGGCCGGTTCAAGATGGCACCAGTCACTAACTAATACCGGTACCAACCCAAGCACAAGAACAATGGGTGTAATGGTCAGGGCCAGTTTCTAA
- a CDS encoding LacI family DNA-binding transcriptional regulator yields MKGVSIKDIAKQAGVSPTTVSFVLNGKAKEKRISDQVSKKILKLASKLKYKPNQLARGLRTGKTKTIGLIVEDIANHFFANVAKIVEEEADKFGYKVLYGSTEDDQVKAKGLLEVLEYRQVDGYIITPTPSLDKEIEALKNARKPMVLMDRYLPQIPTNYVMVNNFQGAYDAAEYLLDTGYSKIALVTTTSEQIQMKERLNGFTAAMKAHNASFPRRMLKKIPFTATSKEAVEQIKSFIKGIPDLDAIFFSTNYLGIYGIESIKELGLKIGEDVALISFDDHDLFRLHTPGITCVAQPINDIARNLIQVLMHELNGNTSQINQVILPATLIKRESCRKIGQQVPA; encoded by the coding sequence ATGAAAGGAGTATCAATCAAAGATATCGCTAAACAAGCCGGTGTTTCACCTACCACCGTATCATTTGTACTGAATGGCAAAGCGAAGGAAAAAAGGATCAGCGACCAGGTAAGCAAGAAGATCCTCAAGCTGGCCAGCAAACTGAAATACAAACCTAATCAGCTTGCCAGGGGCCTGCGCACTGGCAAGACGAAGACCATCGGGCTCATTGTGGAGGACATTGCCAACCACTTCTTTGCCAATGTGGCCAAGATCGTAGAGGAGGAGGCGGACAAATTCGGGTACAAAGTGTTGTACGGCAGTACGGAGGACGACCAGGTCAAGGCAAAAGGTTTGCTGGAAGTGCTGGAATACCGGCAGGTAGACGGGTACATCATCACGCCCACACCCAGTCTGGATAAAGAGATCGAAGCCCTCAAGAATGCCCGCAAGCCCATGGTGCTGATGGACCGTTATCTTCCGCAGATACCCACCAATTATGTGATGGTGAATAACTTCCAGGGCGCCTATGACGCCGCGGAGTATCTGCTGGATACGGGATACAGCAAAATCGCGCTGGTCACCACCACCTCTGAACAGATACAAATGAAGGAACGCCTCAATGGTTTCACCGCGGCCATGAAAGCGCATAATGCCAGCTTCCCCCGCAGGATGCTGAAGAAAATACCCTTCACCGCCACCAGCAAAGAAGCCGTGGAACAGATCAAATCATTTATCAAAGGTATTCCGGACCTGGATGCCATATTCTTCAGCACCAACTACCTCGGTATTTACGGGATTGAGAGTATAAAGGAGCTGGGATTGAAGATCGGAGAGGATGTGGCACTGATCAGTTTTGATGATCATGACCTGTTCCGCTTACACACCCCCGGCATCACCTGTGTGGCGCAACCGATCAACGATATTGCCCGCAACCTCATACAAGTGCTCATGCATGAACTGAACGGGAATACCAGCCAGATCAACCAGGTGATACTGCCCGCCACTCTCATAAAGCGGGAATCCTGCAGGAAGATCGGGCAACAGGTGCCGGCCTGA
- a CDS encoding DNA-binding protein, protein MAGKEKKSFVLRIDGATYEALERWAADEFRSVNGQMEWIIAQALKEAGRLPKGKDKKEEKK, encoded by the coding sequence ATGGCTGGAAAAGAAAAAAAATCCTTTGTGTTGCGGATAGATGGCGCTACGTATGAAGCGCTGGAGCGCTGGGCGGCGGATGAATTCAGGAGCGTCAACGGGCAAATGGAATGGATCATCGCCCAGGCGCTAAAGGAAGCAGGGAGGCTGCCGAAAGGAAAGGATAAAAA
- a CDS encoding AraC family transcriptional regulator, whose product MKPILIKVGAFADNQITIIERCDPFFNTPFHFHPECELVYVTESHGKRIVGDSIESFDVGDMVFLGPNIPHVWYNDEAYHHHDESVKARSVVIYFPKDIFGDKFYGLPETKALTDLFHRAQRGMKIIGDTQEKLKEEILTLPRKEGLERIISLLNILRVLSETKDCYYLASTGYSHAYNVKDNHKIDEVFKYVMNNFSKEISLQDVAGITNLSPQSFCRFFKNRTKKSFVQFLNEVRIGHACKRLTEEDWSIAEIAYSCGFKNLSNFNRFFKEIVGKTPKEYKNELRLKEG is encoded by the coding sequence ATGAAACCCATTCTTATCAAAGTGGGGGCCTTTGCCGACAACCAGATCACCATTATAGAGCGATGCGATCCCTTTTTTAATACGCCCTTCCATTTCCATCCCGAATGCGAACTGGTGTATGTTACCGAAAGTCATGGCAAGAGAATTGTTGGAGACAGCATAGAGAGCTTTGATGTAGGGGATATGGTGTTCCTGGGGCCTAATATCCCGCATGTCTGGTATAATGACGAGGCTTATCATCATCACGACGAGTCGGTAAAAGCGCGCTCGGTCGTTATTTATTTTCCGAAAGACATATTTGGCGACAAATTCTACGGCCTGCCGGAGACCAAAGCACTGACCGATCTGTTTCACCGGGCACAGCGCGGCATGAAGATCATCGGCGACACCCAGGAGAAGCTGAAAGAGGAAATACTTACCCTGCCGCGGAAAGAAGGGCTGGAGCGGATCATTTCCCTGCTGAACATCCTCCGGGTACTGTCCGAGACGAAGGACTGCTACTACCTTGCCAGTACGGGATATTCCCATGCCTATAATGTAAAGGACAATCACAAGATAGACGAGGTGTTCAAATACGTGATGAACAACTTTTCAAAGGAGATCTCCCTGCAGGATGTGGCAGGCATTACCAATCTTTCCCCGCAATCGTTCTGCCGTTTTTTCAAGAACCGGACGAAGAAATCTTTTGTGCAGTTCCTCAACGAGGTCCGCATCGGCCATGCCTGCAAGCGCCTGACGGAAGAGGACTGGTCCATTGCGGAGATCGCGTATTCCTGCGGGTTCAAGAACCTGTCCAACTTCAACCGCTTTTTCAAGGAGATTGTGGGAAAAACGCCGAAGGAATACAAGAATGAGCTGCGGCTGAAGGAGGGTTGA
- a CDS encoding SusD/RagB family nutrient-binding outer membrane lipoprotein, producing MKKIYFVLFSVLLAGTMSCSRKEFRDSYTNPATVATSSIEKQYAGVIYTSREYVVPSYWHYFVILRITLDRFSQSIGWQNGDNQYVPGGAAVNDRWNNYYNVLGQYRELQKIYNGLADDDKTNQRIYMLTSTIFFYDLTQRSVDLHGAIPWSAAGMLSTNGGDYQKSAAKYDPATEIYTKMLDDLKAFADELNTITIPTALIARFESMDLINNGSLVLWRKYCNSLRLRMLMRVSGVPAFQARANTEIAQILGNSASYPLVGTNTDNIRIDVYDLNSDLHAKGFRTGLEDWNGNIAGKKMIDHMKANSDPRLRAMFEPGANAGGVYHGLDPMATRSAQEAAIASGNIAIYNRSTLSRNEFFPGMLINAAEVSFLLAEYYLKAGNATSARTAYEDGIKQSIDYYYWLRTLSNDATGGALTPTNDTEINAYRTTAAVNWTLALTNAAKLNLIATQKWIHYSVVQPYENWAEIRRLDAPTFSFEVDNSNAQSQPPMRWQYPASEQTYNTANYQAVQADDKLTTKLFWDVQ from the coding sequence ATGAAAAAGATATATTTCGTTCTATTCTCAGTGCTGCTGGCAGGTACCATGAGCTGCTCCAGGAAGGAGTTCCGGGACAGCTATACGAATCCCGCAACAGTAGCCACATCATCAATAGAAAAACAATACGCAGGGGTTATCTACACCAGCCGGGAATATGTAGTGCCTTCCTACTGGCACTATTTTGTGATACTCCGGATCACGCTCGATCGCTTTTCGCAATCCATAGGATGGCAAAACGGGGATAACCAGTATGTACCGGGTGGTGCAGCGGTAAATGATCGCTGGAACAATTATTACAATGTGCTGGGCCAATACAGGGAACTGCAGAAGATCTATAACGGTCTTGCTGATGATGACAAGACCAACCAGCGTATTTACATGCTCACGTCCACTATTTTCTTCTACGATCTGACACAGCGCTCTGTAGATCTTCATGGTGCTATTCCCTGGTCTGCAGCGGGTATGCTCAGTACCAATGGTGGTGATTACCAGAAGTCCGCTGCAAAGTATGATCCCGCAACGGAGATCTACACCAAAATGCTGGATGATCTGAAAGCATTTGCAGACGAGTTGAATACCATCACCATTCCTACTGCCCTTATAGCGCGGTTCGAAAGCATGGACCTGATCAACAATGGCAGCCTTGTTCTCTGGAGGAAATATTGCAACTCGCTGCGGTTGAGAATGCTCATGAGGGTATCCGGCGTTCCGGCTTTCCAGGCAAGGGCCAATACCGAGATTGCGCAGATACTGGGCAACAGTGCTTCTTATCCCCTGGTTGGAACAAATACGGATAATATCCGGATCGATGTTTATGACCTGAACTCGGACCTGCATGCCAAAGGATTCAGAACAGGCCTCGAAGACTGGAATGGCAACATTGCAGGGAAAAAGATGATCGATCACATGAAGGCTAACAGTGATCCCCGGCTCAGGGCTATGTTCGAGCCTGGCGCAAATGCCGGTGGCGTTTACCATGGCCTCGACCCGATGGCTACCCGCAGTGCGCAGGAAGCAGCGATCGCGAGCGGCAACATTGCTATTTATAACCGCTCTACACTCAGCCGTAATGAGTTCTTCCCCGGCATGCTGATCAATGCCGCCGAGGTGAGCTTCCTGCTGGCGGAATACTACCTGAAGGCCGGCAATGCCACCAGTGCCAGAACGGCTTATGAAGACGGGATCAAACAATCGATAGACTATTACTATTGGCTAAGGACGCTGAGCAATGACGCCACCGGAGGCGCGCTGACGCCCACCAACGATACCGAGATCAATGCCTATAGAACAACTGCTGCTGTGAACTGGACGCTCGCGCTCACGAATGCTGCAAAGCTGAACCTGATCGCCACGCAGAAGTGGATCCACTACAGTGTGGTGCAGCCTTACGAAAACTGGGCAGAGATCAGAAGGCTGGACGCGCCTACCTTCAGTTTCGAGGTGGACAACTCCAATGCCCAGTCGCAGCCACCTATGCGCTGGCAATACCCGGCATCCGAACAAACCTACAATACAGCCAATTACCAGGCGGTACAGGCGGATGACAAGCTGACCACAAAGCTTTTCTGGGACGTACAATAA
- a CDS encoding SPFH domain-containing protein — translation MEKITRPVSGYLAFALSILTFLGGIYAIIQTSRGESGWIIATIILFLLFIFISKGIMIVNPNHSRVLTFFGKYVGTVKQNGLLWVNPLFRSQNISLRAHNLNGQTLKVNDKMGNPIEIAAVIVWQVSDTYKAAFEVEGFQQYVNVQSEAAVRHLATNCPYERMNDENAEISLRDGGEKVNELLEQELNDRLFAAGITVREARISHLAYAPEIAGAMLQRQQATAIVAARSKIVEGAVGMVEMALEQLSRKQIVSLDEERKAAMVSNLMVVLCAEKAATPVLNTGSLYQ, via the coding sequence ATGGAAAAAATAACCAGACCGGTATCCGGTTACCTCGCCTTTGCCTTATCCATTCTCACTTTCCTCGGTGGCATCTACGCCATCATACAAACTTCCCGGGGAGAAAGCGGGTGGATCATCGCTACGATCATTCTCTTTCTTCTGTTCATTTTTATTTCCAAGGGTATCATGATCGTGAATCCGAACCATTCGCGGGTACTGACCTTCTTTGGCAAGTATGTTGGCACAGTGAAGCAGAATGGTTTGTTATGGGTGAATCCTCTTTTCCGCTCGCAGAATATTTCTTTGCGCGCACACAATCTGAACGGGCAAACATTGAAGGTGAATGACAAGATGGGGAACCCTATCGAGATCGCTGCGGTGATCGTGTGGCAGGTAAGCGATACTTATAAGGCGGCTTTTGAGGTGGAAGGGTTCCAGCAATATGTGAATGTGCAGAGCGAAGCGGCGGTGCGGCATCTTGCCACCAATTGCCCTTATGAAAGAATGAATGACGAGAACGCCGAAATATCGCTCCGTGATGGTGGAGAAAAGGTAAATGAATTGCTGGAACAGGAACTGAACGACCGCCTTTTCGCAGCAGGCATCACTGTGAGGGAAGCACGCATCAGTCATCTCGCCTATGCGCCGGAGATTGCAGGCGCCATGCTGCAGCGTCAGCAGGCCACGGCTATTGTGGCTGCGCGCAGCAAGATCGTGGAAGGTGCTGTGGGCATGGTGGAAATGGCGCTGGAACAGCTATCGCGCAAACAGATCGTGTCGCTGGACGAGGAACGGAAAGCCGCCATGGTAAGTAATCTCATGGTAGTGCTCTGCGCCGAAAAAGCAGCAACGCCGGTGTTGAATACCGGATCTTTGTATCAATAA